Part of the Peromyscus maniculatus bairdii isolate BWxNUB_F1_BW_parent chromosome 23, HU_Pman_BW_mat_3.1, whole genome shotgun sequence genome is shown below.
GGGGAGCGACCACGGTGAGGATCTCGGGGTGACAAGGGCTGAGGGGAGGTTGCTGGGGCCACAGAGGAGGCAGTTTGGGGCATGGACTCTTTAGGGACCTGACGCAGGAAGGAAGGTGACAGACAGCATTGTCCTGCCTTGCAGAGGGACCTAAGGCAGGAAGGGGATGACAGCGAGAGGAGGGCGTAAAGACTTGCCCTGTCTTGCAGCGAGGTTGAAGAATCCTGCATCTTTGATACTGACTTCTCACCCCTTTCTTTCATAACCCCTAGCTGCCTGTGGAAGAACCGATCGTGTCCACAGATGAGGTCATTTTCCCACTCACTGTTTCACTGGATAGACTGCCCCCAGGGACACCCAAGGCCAAGGTAGGATGACAAAGCTGGAGCTGTTGCCCTGTAATCAAGACCCCTCCCATCAGACCTGAATCATGGTCCGATGGCTCCTGTACCCAGATTGTAGTGACCGTGTGGAAGCGCGAGGTCGAGGCACCGGAAGTCCGAGATCAAGGCTACCTGCGCTTACTACAGACTCGATCTCCTGGGGATACTTTCCGCGGAGAACAGAGCGCCTTCAAGGCCcaaggtgggggagaggaggaaagctAGAGCTTGGAGGAGGGGTAGGTTGGAGGGGCCAGACTGGAGGGGAAGAGCTGTAAGGTCTGATTTCTTGCCTCATTCTCTCTGCAGTGAGCACCCTGCTGACGCTGCTTCCCCCTCCAGTTCTGAAATGCCGGCAGTTCACTGTGGCTGGAAAACACTTGACCGTGCTCAAGGGTGAGCGCATCTGCAGGCTGGAGGGCAGCGATGGGTCTGTTTTGCTAGGTAAGGAGGGTGGGGTCTCACTGCTCTGAACTGGGCTGGTTCCCCTGCACAGTGCTGAACAGCTCTTCCCAGGAGGAGATCTCCATCTGGGATATCCGAATCCTCCCCAACTTCAACGCCAGTTACCTGCCTGTCATGCCGGATGGCTCTGTACTTCTGGTGGACAATGTCTGGTGAGgccctggggaggggcagggacgTTGAGTGGTGGGGACAGAGATGGGATATGGCAAGCTCAATGCACACTGCCTTCTTTTCTTCTAAACTAGTCACCAGTCTGGGGAAGTCTCCATGGGCTCCTTCTGTCGGCTTCCTGGTACCTCTGGCTACTTCCCCTGTCCACTTAGTGCTCTGGAGGAACACAACTTCCTGTTTCAGCTGAGAGGGGGTGAGCAGCCCCCTCCCGGGGCCAAGGAGGTGAGCTGGTGTGTTCGCATAAGTGATGAAAACAGAGGGAACTGGAGATAGGgttcagttggtggagtgcttgtgtACCGAGCACAAAACCCCAGGTTCTGCCCTCAGCATTCAGGCGTAGTGGCATGTGCCTgggatcctagcacttgggaggtagcaggaagttcagaagttcaaggtcatccctagcTATATAAGGAGTTGCAGACCCGTCTCAAAGAATAGACAACGGAAGGGAAAGTCCATGGGCTTAAGAGAAGAAAACTCTGACCATGGGAAGTCTCCCTTTGTCCTGTCTGCAGGGTCTTGAAGTCCCCTTGATTGCTGTGGTTCAGTGGTCCACCCCAAAGCTGCCCTTCACCCAGAGCATCTACACCCACTACCGGTGAGTGTGTGGGAGACCCGCCAGGCACTTTTCCTGCTCACCTCTGCCTAACACATACACCCAGCTTCCTCTTCCACCGCTCCTAGCCTGCCCAGTGTCCGCCTAGACCGTCCCTGCTTTGTGATGACTGCTTCTTGTGAATCCCCTGTTCGGACCTACGAGCGGTTCACTGTCACCTACACGCTGCTCAACAACCTCCAAGACTTCCTTGCTGTGAGGCTTGTGTGGACCCCGGAACACGCACAGGCTGGTGGGTCACCTACCAGGCTGAGACCTTGTCCCCTGGGAGGGACAGGGAAAGCAAGTGGTAGGGTAGTGAGAACAGCTCCAGGTGCTGTCAGCCCCACCTCAGTGGGTGACTGCAGTACCCAGATGGCTCTGCCGAGTACCTGGCTAGTCATCCAGGGTCACAGATGGGGTGTTAAGATAGGCAGTGGGCAGAGACACTGGATCTACGCTTTCTGGTACAAGTTACTAGCTCTGTGGCCTTGGGTAAGTTACTTTGTCTCTCTGGGCTTCTGTGCTCTCTAAAACTGAGTAAATAACCTCTCATGGCTTGTTACGCATATTAACGAGTTAGCGCACGATATTGGTTAGAACAAACCTCAGCACACAGCAGCATTAACTACCATTGTCTGTAACCCTCAGCAAAGATAACATTTACTCAGTTTACTCTGCAGAGACCTATGGGAGCTGAGGAAGGCTGTCCAGTGCTCACGGGTACCTGCTTTCTGTCCCCAGGAAAGCAGCTGTGTGAGGAAGAGCGTCGGGCCATGCAAGCAGCCCTAGACTCCATCGTCTGCCACACGCCCCTCAATAACCTTGGCTTCTCCCGGAAGGGCAGCGCACTGACCTTCAGTGTGGCCTTCCAGGCCCTGAGGACGGGGCTCTTTGAGGTGGGCCCAGCGTTGGGTGGAACAGTTGGGGTTTCCTAGCTTCTAGAGGGGAAATGTCTTAGGTGGCACTGGAAGGCTGGGCACAGGGAAGGTGAAACCCAGTCCAACCTGGGTCTGTGTGAAGGTCTGCATCTTCCTACCCAGCTGAGCCAGCACATGAAACTGAAGCTCCAGTTCACGGCCAGTGTGTCCCACCCTCCGCCTGAGGCCCGGCCCCTGTCCCGCAAGAGCAGTCCCAGCAGTCCTGCAGTCCGGGACCTGGTGGAAAGAcaccaggccagcctaggccgtTCTCAGTCCTTCTCCCACCAACAGCCTTCCCGTAGCCACCTCATGAGGTAAGGGGCCTGGACTGGTGTCAGGGTGGCCAAGAAGGAagttgggaggcaggagcagggcgCTGGGAGGGATGCTGCGCCCTCCCAGAGCCCACAGCCTCTGTCTTCTCCCAGGTCTGGCAGCGTGATGGAACGCAGGGCCATCACACCCCCCGTGGCCTCCCCCGTCGGCCGTCCCCTCTACCTGCCCCCGGACAAGGCTGTGCTTTCTCTAGACAAGATTGCCAAGCGCGAGTGTAAAGTCTTGGTGGTGGAGCCCGTCAAGTAGCACCAATCTGCTCGCTCAGCTCCGTACACTCCAGAAACCCTAAGCCCCCGGAGGGCTCCTTGTTCCTAGGCGGCGTCTCCCACTGGAGGCGGAGAGGCCCTTCAGGGCTGCCTCTCTGTCTGCTGGTGAGGGACGAGGGCAGAAGCTGTGAAATGGGCAGCAGGGATGCAGCTCGGCCAACAGTATTCCCCAAGTTCTCGTGGGGGGGCCGGCCCCACCCCAGCAGGGCAAGGGGCTGCAGGCGCTCCCTTGTCCCAGTCCTTCCCTCTGTCCCGAGTTTACAGAGTATTCTCATCCTGTTCAgtcctctctgcctctgaaattcCCTTCCACCCACCCGCAGGGCTGAGATTAGAGGGTGGTAGTGGTAAAGGGACCCCAACAATGACAATGACTCTCCTGTCTCAGGGGTTGGGGGCATAGCTAGGTGGCCTCTTTCTGCCCCTCATGTTTACGTTGGCAGCCTGAAGCACTTTAAGTTccgttttcttggtttttttttttttttttttttttttttgttgctttttttttttttttttgtctgttcctGTAACTTATTCTCTGACTACATCTTCCAACTGAAGTAAAACTATTAAAAGCTGTTCAGGAGGGAGTCTCTGTGTTGTCTACGTGCTGACTACAGGGGAGGTCACCTTCAGTATACAAACAGCTGCCTTCCTATCCATGATTCTCCAATTCCTAGTTTTACTTATGTTGGTTTTCTGAAACACCCTAGACTGGCCCTGAAACCACTAtgcagcagcccaggctgtctAAAACTTGATGCTCCTTacttgcctctcaagtgctgggattacagatgtgcatcactgCACCTGTCTCCAGTGCTCAGTTCTGGCTGCCTGCTGGTGGTCTTATCCCACGGATGGACTGAGGTATGGCTATCTTCCTAGAAGGACCAAGACGGGCACAAAGGTGTGACCTCAGCCCCACCCAAACAAACCATTCTATGCACACGTCCTGAGCCCCAGAAGGGTTGGACTGCTGTTTATTAcgcagaagggaagaaaggaggggatgCTCTTGCCATGGTTTCCCTTTGTGTcttgggtgggggtgaggaggtggCGAGCACAGGCCCAGTTCCAGCAGCGAGAAAGGTAGAGGACGGTGTCCCCCGTCACAGACCCCAGCGGCAGTCCGCTTCTCCAGCCAGCCCCTTCTGCAGCTCAGACATCAATAGGTTCCCGACCTCGGTTCTGCCTCTTTACCACAAACACCCTCTGTCCGGACACAGTCACCAGCAGCGTGTGTTCACCAAAGACCactggaagggaaggaagcaaaGTCAGTGGAACAGTGGCCTCCAGGGGGGTCACAGCAAAACTGGCTGAGATGGGAAAAAGGAGAGGCGGCTGTGAAAACCCTTCCTACCCCTATCACTCGGTTCTCATACTGGAGGATCTCAAACTGAGGGCAGTGGTTGAACCAGGGACCCCAGGAGGAACTGGGAGTCAGTGGGATGGAGCCAGATATTCCTCCCTAAGCAGAGAGGCCTCTAAAAGcaaaccccccgccccccaagcagGAGCTCACCAGACAGGCGCTTGAAAGGGATGTTCGTGCCATGGTGCAGCCTGAAGCCACAGGCTGTGCTGACCAGCTCTGAGATGGTGCTGGCTGCCTGCTCATCGTTCTCAAGATCTCCAGATGACTGCATGTGCATGGAGGACGGTAGAGGCAAAAAGTGAGGGACCAGTGTTAGGAACAGATGTCAAGGCACAGGACCTCTGGCTCCCATACTTGTTATGGTCTCCCACAGTCCCAAGTTGCCCAGCACTG
Proteins encoded:
- the Lamtor4 gene encoding ragulator complex protein LAMTOR4 isoform X1, whose translation is MTSALTQGLERIPDQLGYLVLSEGAVLASSGDLENDEQAASTISELVSTACGFRLHHGTNIPFKRLSVVFGEHTLLVTVSGQRVFVVKRQNRGREPIDV
- the Trappc14 gene encoding trafficking protein particle complex subunit 14 isoform X1: MESQCDYSMYFPAVPLPPRAELAGDPGRYRALPRRNHLYLGETVRFLLVLRCRGGAGPGVGGGAGLASRGAWTELATALAALASVSAGGVLPGGGGGAGDQDAEPPGGGDPGGGGLFRGCSPLLTHGPGPATSGGATTLPVEEPIVSTDEVIFPLTVSLDRLPPGTPKAKIVVTVWKREVEAPEVRDQGYLRLLQTRSPGDTFRGEQSAFKAQVSTLLTLLPPPVLKCRQFTVAGKHLTVLKVLNSSSQEEISIWDIRILPNFNASYLPVMPDGSVLLVDNVCHQSGEVSMGSFCRLPGTSGYFPCPLSALEEHNFLFQLRGGEQPPPGAKEGLEVPLIAVVQWSTPKLPFTQSIYTHYRLPSVRLDRPCFVMTASCESPVRTYERFTVTYTLLNNLQDFLAVRLVWTPEHAQAGKQLCEEERRAMQAALDSIVCHTPLNNLGFSRKGSALTFSVAFQALRTGLFELSQHMKLKLQFTASVSHPPPEARPLSRKSSPSSPAVRDLVERHQASLGRSQSFSHQQPSRSHLMRSGSVMERRAITPPVASPVGRPLYLPPDKAVLSLDKIAKRECKVLVVEPVK
- the Trappc14 gene encoding trafficking protein particle complex subunit 14 isoform X2 → MESQCDYSMYFPAVPLPPRAELAGDPGRYRALPRRNHLYLGETVRFLLVLRCRGGAGPGVGGGAGLASRGAWTELATALAALASVSAGGVLPGGGGGAGDQDAEPPGGGDPGGGGLFRGCSPLLTHGPGPATSGGATTLPVEEPIVSTDEVIFPLTVSLDRLPPGTPKAKIVVTVWKREVEAPEVRDQGYLRLLQTRSPGDTFRGEQSAFKAQVSTLLTLLPPPVLKCRQFTVAGKHLTVLKVLNSSSQEEISIWDIRILPNFNASYLPVMPDGSVLLVDNVCHQSGEVSMGSFCRLPGTSGYFPCPLSALEEHNFLFQLRGGEQPPPGAKEGLEVPLIAVVQWSTPKLPFTQSIYTHYRLPSVRLDRPCFVMTASCESPVRTYERFTVTYTLLNNLQDFLAVRLVWTPEHAQAGKQLCEEERRAMQAALDSIVCHTPLNNLGFSRKGSALTFSVAFQALRTGLFEVCIFLPS
- the Lamtor4 gene encoding ragulator complex protein LAMTOR4 isoform X2 — its product is MSEAPSGVSSPSTTTWVLRTELRSSGIESSGDLENDEQAASTISELVSTACGFRLHHGTNIPFKRLSVVFGEHTLLVTVSGQRVFVVKRQNRGREPIDV